The genomic DNA CGAGGAACTGCACGCGGTCCTGACCCGCGCGACCGACCTGAAGGAGCGCGAGCACCGGGGGAAACACCACCCGCTGCTCTCGGGCCAGACCCTCGGGATGATCTTCGAGAAACCCTCCACCCGGACCCGCGTCTCCTTCGAGACCGGGATGACCCAGCTCGGCGGCCACGCCATCTTCCTCGGCCCGGACGACATCCACCTCGGCCACGGCGAGCCCGTCAAGGACACCGCCCGGGCACTGTCCCGGTACGTGGACCTGTTGATGGCCCGCGTCTTCGACCACGCCGACGTGCAGGAACTCGCCGAGTACGCCACCGTTCCGGTCATCAACGGCCTGACCGACGACGCCCACCCCTGCCAGACGCTGGCCGACCTGCTGACCATCCGTGAGCGGTTCGGGGACTTCGAGGCCGACGTGGCGTGGGTCGGCGACGGCAACAACGTCGCGCAGTCGTTCGTTCTGGGGGCGGCGATGGTCGACCTCGACCTGACCGTCGCCACGCCGCCCGAGTACGCCATCGACGACGCGGTGCTGGACCGCGCGGCCGAACTCGGGACGCCGCCCGAGACCACGACCGACCCCGAGGCCGCGGTCGAGGGCGCCGACATCGTCTACACGGACGTCTGGGTCAGCATGGGCGAGGAGGACCAGCGTGCCGAGAAACTGGAGCGGTTCCAGCGCGGCGGCTTCCAGGTCGACGACGACCTGCTCGGCCCGGATACCGAGGTGATGCACTGCCTTCCGGCCCACCGCGGCGAGGAGATCACCGACGAGGTGATGGAGTCCGACCGGGCCCTGGTGTGGGATCAGGCCGAGAACCGGCTCCACGCCCAGAAGGGGCTGATGACCTGGCTGGACTGAGCCGGGACGGAACCCGACACTTTTGGCCGCCTGCCCGGAGCGTTCGGGTGATGCCCTCCGACCCGCCGTTCTTCGATTCCGCCGACCGCAGTCTCGACACCGACCAGCTGCTGTACGAGGCGGTTCCCGTCGCCAAACTCGTCGCGCTGGTCGTCGTCATCGCGTTCGTCCCGTTCGCGCTCCGGTTCGGCGTCGGCCGGAACGAGGCCCTCAGCGTCCTGTTCGGCGTCCTCGGACAGTTCGTCCTCGCGGTCGGGGCCGGCGTCGTCC from Haloglomus litoreum includes the following:
- the argF gene encoding ornithine carbamoyltransferase, producing MTDDHPRNFVDIDDLTTEELHAVLTRATDLKEREHRGKHHPLLSGQTLGMIFEKPSTRTRVSFETGMTQLGGHAIFLGPDDIHLGHGEPVKDTARALSRYVDLLMARVFDHADVQELAEYATVPVINGLTDDAHPCQTLADLLTIRERFGDFEADVAWVGDGNNVAQSFVLGAAMVDLDLTVATPPEYAIDDAVLDRAAELGTPPETTTDPEAAVEGADIVYTDVWVSMGEEDQRAEKLERFQRGGFQVDDDLLGPDTEVMHCLPAHRGEEITDEVMESDRALVWDQAENRLHAQKGLMTWLD